One Pogona vitticeps strain Pit_001003342236 chromosome ZW-PAR, PviZW2.1, whole genome shotgun sequence genomic window, GGACCAATGGTTGGCGAGGAGGGGAGGCGGCGGCGCTTTGCGATTGGTTGAGAGAGCTCGCCACTCACCGAGTTGGAAAACGcactcctcctttccccctcctttgctAGCGCCCTCGGCTTCCGCCAATCAAATCACGAGGAGTGGGGATGGCGGGCTCAAAGCGCCGTTCGACTGAGAGAGGTGCATTGTGGGTGGGCGTATAAAAGCTCGCCGCCGTTGCGGCTCCCCTCAGACGGCCGTTAGTCGGCGCTCGAGGAAGGGTGGTTGTTTATTGAGGgagcctttttatatttttaaggcgttattttaatataatttctGGAATTTCCCAGAGTTTACAATATTATCCACTgtattttccattccttttttttctttactgcagAAAAACGCTAATTTTTAACAGAAAGCAAAATAACGAGAAAGGCCAATTTATTCTTCTATTTGTTACAGCCTGGGTGGCATAATATTGATTTGtgcagggagaaggaggaggaaggggtctGTGAGCATTGCTGTCCTTTTCTCTCACACTTTTTCCACACACTGACTCCCAGGAGTCTCTCTGCTAAGCTAGAGTTCAGGCATGCCTAGGATCCCCTGGATGCAAAAATATAATTATGAGCAAAGGCCATAACAAGAAGataagagaaacaaacaagagaAGCAGAACCTCAAAGAGAAGATTGTGTGGGTGCTTCAGTCCAGTTTCGGGACCCTAGAAATAAGATGCCAAcggacactttttttaaaaacaaaaaaagatggatTACAGATGTTTTTGATAAGACTCCTTATCTGTATTGGAGGGCAATTCATCTAGCAATGTATCAGAATCGGCCAACGGCCGGCCGGGAGAGAGAATCATCATTGCCTCTCTGGAGAAATGGAAGAAACATGCGGTTTCCAAAATGAAGCCGATCGATTTTCTTACAAATATCAAGCCTTGTAGCAGTTCCTTTCCTCGTGCGGTGCATCTAGAAATCATCTCTGCCTCCCCTCATTTATATTCACTTGGGACTTGAACGATGGAGAAAAGCACACACATTCTCACGAGGCCCGTTTTGAGAATGAAGGAAACATTTATTGGACTTTGCTTTTCAAATGCCAAAATCCTAAAAGGGTTAAAAAAAGGTTTTCATGGCAAAAGTGGCGAGAGACAGTGCAAAGTAAGCAGAAACATGAATATTTACACGCTGTTAGGGACGGGGAAAATTAGGCAGAAAAGTTATACATTCATGAGTTTTTTATTTCACAGGAGTGTCCTTCAGAAGGGGTAAAACACGTGGGCGACATGATACTGCACTCTTGCTGTTGATCTACAGTAGGAACCCCATATACACAGGCTATTTGTTTCAAGCTcccccgcggatgctgaaaaatgtggattatagtgaacactagacagtacatggtctctggctctctctcatggccagttctgggaaattcattgttagaaatacagtactgtatgtgtatttgggggatttttcttttaatattttcaaaccatggataagtgaatcagcggatatggatcccatggataagggggtcctactgtagcaGCTCCCTCAGACAAACCAGGCCTCTGCAATCTCCATTCTTTCATGCCAGGGTTAGCAAAGTCAAGCTTGTCCAGGGTCCCTTTCagtaaacacccccccccccccggatccttcaggggcacttttttcccctccctccggATAAAATACAAAGCGAACATAAgagaaaacctttttaaaaagaattccatTTCGGGGGGAGAAACTGATTTTTGCTGAAATAAGATGCTAGGGAGACCAGCCACCACCAACCTTTCTGCAGAAGTTCACAAAGGATATGCCTACAAAAACGACAGGCGTTCCCAGCAACCGCACAGGAAAGGGGGCAGTAGATGGGGGAAACCGGGACCAGATCTTAACCATTGCTGGTGAGCAGAGAAGCAGCCAACGTCTGCCAATGGTTTTGCTCTGTCTCTAGGAAGAGCAGCCCAGGGGTTTTCCTCTGAAAGTATTCGCTCCCATTTCTCCATGTagtgttcatttttattttttagtactACTTTGGGCACAGGCTAAAGTTTCTAGGACAGTCTGTGGACGGGGATGCcgaaaaatttaatttaaaaatccctGGTAGGAAAACAGGGCACCACTGACCGATCCAGACCTACTTACCTTGCGGAAAGGCCACTTTTAAACGGCAGTGCTTCCACCCTAGCGGCCGAGAAAAGAACACAAAGCCACTGCCCGCATACTGTACAATGATAAAACTTCTTGGTTTTGGAGGAATTTGCTCCCAGCCGGATGTCCGGGTGGTGTAGTTCATGAATTTCTAAACTCCCGTGCCTACGGACCAGAAATCCCGCAGAAAAGTTATGAGAGACGCCTCTCCCGCAAAGTGGATGGAGAAAAACCCCCAGTGTCTGGACCACAACACAGAGATACACAAAGGGCAACTGCCCTCCAATGGCAGGAGAAATTCACAGCTTCCCAAATACAGACCTTCTGTCTTACATAAAAGCCTTCTGCGGGGCAGCCTTTCCCAATCAAGAGCCTTTTGGACATGCAGGGCTACAATCCCCATCAGTGGCTGGGGAAGATAGGATAGATAGTCCAAGGGCACCAGACTGAGGAAGGccaacaccttttttttttcattttcttaacTCAGTGCTTTACAGAAACCTCCGCTGGAGAGCTACACACATAAATTcgtaaaattaaaagaaacaagtgAATGCATTTGGATGTACAGACAGGCACTGCAAAaatgaaacagttttaaaaacacaggaaACCCTTGTGTTTGAAGCCATAGACCATCAGGAAAGCGGGCTAACTGGGCTGGTGAAATCAGCCATCCCTCCCAGCGTCCGACCCACATTCCCCAAATTTCAGCTCatacactttggggggggggggagtggtttgATGCGCTGGCTGCTTTCCAAGGCCGGGGCAGGGCTTCGCCCGTGCGTTTTGCAACAGACGGGACTGCTAAAAACGTAAACATTCATGAGGCACGGCAGGAAAGCCACCGACACGCTTCCAAGTCCCCGAAGGTTTTCCCCACCGACCCTTCCAGACACAGTCGGCGCCTGAAGGTGTTcctgggaggagagagaaatgttGCCACTGGTTCAGCCACATGGCGGTGGCAGGAGTCTGTTCTCCAAGGCATCGTCCACGCCTGAACAAGCACGCTTAGTTGAAGTCGTCCAGGGGTACAACGTCACAGGGCGTGGTGCCGTTCATTTCCAGCGGGGCTTCGACCCCCAAGTAGCCCAGAAGAATCTCACTGCGGCGCCGGGAGAGCTGCAGGATGTCTTCGGCAAGCAAGGACACACTTGCGTACCTCACAATGTCCAGGTCAAACATGTCCTTCAGATACTGCTGGATCTGATGCTGGCAGAAAGAACGGGAGAGAAAGCAAGATCAGGATGACTTGGGATTCGCCGTCTGCAAAAGAACCACCGGATGTCAAAACAGGCTGGACAGGACGAACGAGTGCGCCTCTGTCCGGAGGGCGCACGAGGATCGGCCATCCACCTTCGGGCCCCTGCATCCACCCCCACTCCTCTCCAGTTGGGTTTATGTCCCAGAGGGGCGCCGGTAGCAAAACAAAATCTGCATTCACATGATCATTCTTCTGTCAAGGCAACCGGGGGAGCTTCACGTCTCTTGTTTCAAACTGTACCACGGTCCCAGACcctaccaggctttcccgggcactagactgggcctactgggggaaaccctcccctggtaggcccggtccgaGGGCTTTCCCGCCGCTACCGGAGGCCTCGGGCAGCGGCGATGgcggacccctggaaggcttcagaaaggtaaggtgtatttattttcatttttttgtgtgttgGGGGTATTATTATTTTTCCGGCCAGATgcagattaatgggttttcaatgcattcctatgggaaatacccattagtgtgaattaacagaggaccactcgaagaaccagagttacaggtaagtaacctttctttttcaatgcattcctatgggaaatggaccctcgacctatggacttttccacctgcagccaccgttccaatacggattaagtccgtgggttgagggtccactgtatttctaggggtttttcttttaatatttttaatgttttcaaacggccgataagtgaaaccacagatactgatcctACGGATGCAGAAAACCTACTGTATTCAAATCTTAAGTTCTGCCCCTTTCCAGAAAACCCAAAATCATTAAGAACAAGCCAAATGTCACCATACAACCTCCTCCAAAGGACTTCCTTTAAGATGGGCCCACTCCACTGTTCCATAGAAAATACCTGTCGTTTCTAAACAGGCAAGGCTTACCTTGAAGAAGCCGCAGACCTCCGAAAGGTGCTCCTTGGGCCCCAGGAAACCAAACGCTAGGACGGGGCTGACATGTTCGGAGACCGAGTAGAAATGGGAAATGAAGCCATCTGGAACCTAATCGCAGTTGAAGAGCGAGGGAGAAATTCAGAGCAGTGTAGGCAGAGAACCCAGCAGAGGGAGAATTCGCACCTGCAGCTCCACCCACCCGTTCGGCATTCTCCCACCACTCTTTTGAGATGGGAAGCCCCTGTCTTCGTAGCAGCCCATATGGGCATCGGAGTCAAAACACCACTCTATatccatggttcccaaccttgggcaactcaGGGCTGTCTGCACTCACCATCAGAAGCCTCCTCTTGGCTTTCAGAACCGACCAGCAGGCAGTGGCAAGAGCCTGGAATTTTAAAAGGACAAgagtcatcctcctcctccaatcCAGAATAATGGCATGCCTCACACTTTTTCCTTTTCGAAGGATGTACTTGAAACTTCACAGCGAGAAACATCCGCTCCCAAAGTTAGGTCTAGGATCCTCCGCTGTGCTAGACTACATCTCCTATCATCCTTACCCCACTAgtcatgggagctgcagtcaaaagtGGCTGGTGGAGAGTTCTAGAAGGCAGAACCCAAGGATGTCTCTCCTTAGGTAGAAAAGCAATTTGCCTGAAAATGGATAAACATGACCCCCAGAAGCCTCTGTAGGATGCAATTCTCCATTATGATATAGAGTGGGACTATGTTTAGGTCTAGCattgtttgctataatccatttttcagcatccgctgaAACTGATCCCCACGGATACGGGGGTCCTATTGGATCTGCACCAGGGTCTATGGGGGACACACCGTCTCTTTGAAGCTGTCAGAAAGCCAGCGGTTCCGGAGGACAGCCAACACCGAAGAAGGTGGGTTTTCGAGATCTTCAAAGGCATCCATAAGGATGAAATCCAGCACAATATCGAAGAAGTTCATACAGACCACCTGACCAGAAAACAAGAGAGATGTCACTGACCAATTCCTACACTGGACCACAAGGGCCAAAATCTTGCTGATGAGTGCAGCAAATCGCACTCAAGACAGGCCCGCTGAATCAAGGGCCAACCACTTTCCTCTTACAGCACCTGCAGGATGATGCCCGCTCCCGCatcccaaccaccaccacccaaaaatttttaaaaaaactgaagacCAAAGTATTTCGCTCGGAAGCACCAAatgtttggcaaaaaaaaaaaaatacgaaTCGGCACGAACAGCAAATTTGGTGGTTCACACCGATCTCTACAAATAATTGCTAGCAACCCCTATTGGAACAAAACCAGGGCCTTGTTAACCACTGAGACTTATCCAGTTTCCTCTACACAGAAGAacaaataggattttgcccagcGTTTCTCTCCAGGATGCTCTGGATTTTTGCTCCAAACCAAGGAACGGCTGACGTCCCTTTCAATGCAGGGGGCAACACCCACCCCGCGTCCTTCCAGCTCCTTCTGCGTCGTCGGCCAGGTCTCCTGCTTCAACGTGTAGCGCAGCATGGCGTCGTACTTTTCGAGGAAACCCTTGGGGTTCTGTGGGAGAACACAGAGGACCATCAAGAAGACGCAGCAGGGGCCAGAGGGGAGCCACTAAATCAATGACTTCACCTCGCCAAGACGGGGcgagcctggcctccagtggcagggagttccagagtctgggagcagccacagaggccttctcctctgtcttccccCAAATATACCTGTGAAGACAGCGAGACGGAGGGAAAGttctctcctgatgaccttaataTCCGGGTAGGCTTATAATATGAATCATGGAAACAGGGCTCCCCTGTCGTTTCTGGTGGTCTATCGCTAAGCAGTCCCTTACCTTCTCAGCTTTGGTCATCAGGCCCACGACCATCTGCTTCCCGACTTCTCCGAAAAACAGCTGGTTCCTCTCCATCTGCAGAAGCTCCTGTAACGAGACCATCCTGTTTTGAAAGTctttgcagatgctgaaaaccacggatatcagcaaacactatacattgcatcgtaaaagaaacaaatccagaaaaaaagtattaCCACTAGGGACCATGCCAATTGCTATTCAACCACAAGAGTACaatagcatggcctctggctccctctagtagccaattctggtaactacaccatggaaatatatatttctagatttttccttttaatatttttagaccttTGATAGGTGAagccatggatactgatcccacagacacaaggagtcctactgtattgtctacctggaaaatcctggaaagaggtcaccgtaagtcagaactgacttgacggcagatgatgatgatgatgtatatcCCATCTCCATTGAGCTGAAATCGCTTGGCTTTCTCTTCCAGCAGCCTACGAAGTAGGTCAGGTAGAGAGCGTGGGACTGGTCTAGGGTCACCCAGGTGAGTTTTATGGGCCAGACCACCAGTTCAACCACAACACCAAGCTGGCTCACTATGAGGTTGGAAGACATGAGTCAGTTACCTGGAAAGCTTGCCGGACACAGTGAAGTTTGGCTAGGAAGTCCTGGTCATTGTAGCAGCCCAGAATCTCTGTTCTAAAACACGGGGAAAACAATAAGCACAACGCAGGATGATTAGAACGAGCTTAGAGCCACCCcaaagagggctttcaaggtcatcagatatttaaggagtgtttttaccacttccacaaacacacacaatgctAAGTTTCTACATACAAGCTGAGATTTGAACTCGGGTCACCTGCATCCTGCGCCTGTCCCTTGATCCACTAGGTCTCTCCCACTCCTCAAAAAGGGGCAAGGGGAACTTCAGGTGCCGAATCATTCCCTTCAGACCCCGTCTCCTGAACCTCCCTTACTCACCGGAAAGTCCTGCAAAGAACTCTTCCATCCTTCACCGACTGTAAAGCTTCTTCGTAGGCGGCGGCCGGCTTGGAAAGCGGGAAGGACGTTCCCCCGATGTCCAGGGAGTCAAAGAGCTGTGTTTCAACCAAAAAACAAGGCAAAGAGAGATGGTTAGCCGAACCGAGGGGTTCCTAAGACCAAACTGTGCTAAGCCAGCCCATGGCATGGCAATCAAGGACCCGCTTGACGACTTCTCTGTCTTCTACCTGAGGCTGCCCTTGGAGACCATTCTGAAGCGAGACCTAGTAAAGAATACTAAGTTATGACCTCCGGAAAACACAgcgagcactccaacgctggaggccttcaagagaaaatgggaccaccgcctttcagatctgctttgacttggactCCTGCCTcgaccagggggttggactccatggtctTAGAGGCCTCCTTCCGACTCCATCATGCTAGGATTCTATGAAATCACAACACGGTGGATTTCTATGGGAGGTCATTTTCTGTGGCCGACAGAGAAGGCATTGCCTTTAACAACCAAGTTCGGGAAGCCACTGCAGAGAGCGTCCGACTCACCTCGGCAGCCGAGAAGAAGGAGTCCTCAGAGGTCAAGCTGTCTTCCTCGTCATCCGCCCGCAGTCTCAGAGACTCTCCCGTCAAGGGGAGCATGAATGTCCTCTCTAGGCATGTGCAGGAAAGAGGAAACCAGCCCTGTGACCATTGAGTTTTTTTACCATCTATGTACGCCATCCCCTACCGTAAAAGGCCAGAGATACCCATCTCACCATGGGCCAACGTGAAGCACAATTTAAGTTCACAACGAAACGCCGCCTTGATGACCTCCTCCAGGCCAGACCAGATTCTGCTCTCATCCTACCAGAACTCACCCAGGTCTATCAGCATGGTGTCGACTGGAAATGTGGAGCCAAACTCTTCCTGGAGGTTGTACGCCCGGTGCAACAGGGTTTCCAGCTTTTCTGCAAATTCTCTCTTCTGGGAATCCTGCTGAAAAGATGCAAATGCACAGAGCTTAGACTTGGGAGAGACCACTGACATGGTTCTCTAATCAAAGTAAGCTTCCACGAGAGTATAAACCACCTCCCGAGGCCTGCAGGCCACACGCATCTATCCCCAGAACCTGGAGGGCCAAACCTG contains:
- the MIGA2 gene encoding mitoguardin 2 isoform X2 gives rise to the protein MAFRRTEGMSLIQALAMTVAEIPVFLYTTFGQSAFSQLRLSPGLRKVLFATALGTVALALAAHQLKRRRRRKKLGPPEKTAPKPAGVPVPILPTRRVPSVKKGYSSRRVQSPSSKSNDTLSGISSIEPSKHSSSSHSLASMAAVNSSSPTPASAGPWEDQGDPGAAGDCSAENLYFQGMELFEEALLKWEQALTIRQRDPATPSVACDNLKDQELPLGDLPEDSQKREFAEKLETLLHRAYNLQEEFGSTFPVDTMLIDLERTFMLPLTGESLRLRADDEEDSLTSEDSFFSAAELFDSLDIGGTSFPLSKPAAAYEEALQSVKDGRVLCRTFRTEILGCYNDQDFLAKLHCVRQAFQELLQMERNQLFFGEVGKQMVVGLMTKAEKNPKGFLEKYDAMLRYTLKQETWPTTQKELEGRGVVCMNFFDIVLDFILMDAFEDLENPPSSVLAVLRNRWLSDSFKETALATACWSVLKAKRRLLMVPDGFISHFYSVSEHVSPVLAFGFLGPKEHLSEVCGFFKHQIQQYLKDMFDLDIVRYASVSLLAEDILQLSRRRSEILLGYLGVEAPLEMNGTTPCDVVPLDDFN
- the MIGA2 gene encoding mitoguardin 2 isoform X1, encoding MAFRRTEGMSLIQALAMTVAEIPVFLYTTFGQSAFSQLRLSPGLRKVLFATALGTVALALAAHQLKRRRRRKKLGPPEKTAPKPAGVPVPILPTRRVPSVKKGYSSRRVQSPSSKSNDTLSGISSIEPSKHSSSSHSLASMAAVNSSSPTPASAGPWEDQGDPGAAGDCSAENLYFQGMELFEEALLKWEQALTIRQRDPATPSVACDNLKDQELPLGDLPEQDSQKREFAEKLETLLHRAYNLQEEFGSTFPVDTMLIDLERTFMLPLTGESLRLRADDEEDSLTSEDSFFSAAELFDSLDIGGTSFPLSKPAAAYEEALQSVKDGRVLCRTFRTEILGCYNDQDFLAKLHCVRQAFQELLQMERNQLFFGEVGKQMVVGLMTKAEKNPKGFLEKYDAMLRYTLKQETWPTTQKELEGRGVVCMNFFDIVLDFILMDAFEDLENPPSSVLAVLRNRWLSDSFKETALATACWSVLKAKRRLLMVPDGFISHFYSVSEHVSPVLAFGFLGPKEHLSEVCGFFKHQIQQYLKDMFDLDIVRYASVSLLAEDILQLSRRRSEILLGYLGVEAPLEMNGTTPCDVVPLDDFN